DNA sequence from the Corvus moneduloides isolate bCorMon1 chromosome 29, bCorMon1.pri, whole genome shotgun sequence genome:
CCCTCCCGAGCGCACCCGGTGCCGCCGGCGGGGCTCCCGCCAGCAGCAGGCCGCGGCGCCGCGCGCCGCGGCCATGGCGGACGCTCCGCCCCTTCCGCCGGAACACGGCCCCGGCCCGGGCTCCGCAACGCCGTGCTCCCCCCGCGGAAGCCGCATTGGACTCGCCCGCCCGTGCTGGGAGCGCCGCAGGCGGGACGGAACcatggagggagaggggggcTCGGACCCAGCCGCGGCGGGGGCGCCCCGCGGGCCGGGGGTGTCCGGAGCGCACGCGAGAAAGAACGGACCCGCCAACGGCTGGTTTGGTACTTTTTATGCAGGTCCTGAAGCCCACACCGGTATCAAACAGGTACGATGGAGGCAactaaaaaccaacaaaaaataattaaaataaatcaagtaAAATCCCAACTTCATATAAAAGCCGCGGGGGCGGCCCTGGGTGTGGGGGGGACCCCTTTCAGCCCCCCGCCAGGCTCCGGCTGCGCGTGGTGAACGATCCCAGTGGGAATTAAAAAGTGATTgttatatacacacacatagaAAGTCAACAGTgatcctgggggaaaaaaaaaaaaacaaaacaaaaaaaccaaaccaaaaaaaatcagaagatcCCCAAATTAACCCAAACCCAACCGACAGTCTTCCCGAGCAGGGGCGACGGGCTTGGGCCTCCTTGCTGCCAGAGTCCCACATCCCATGGAGCTCCAAggtgggtttgggtgggttCCTCGACcctttttgccttgttttggTGCTTTTGGCAGACAGGAGGAACAGGGGGgtctcccctccctgcagcagcaattTGGGGATCGGCTGAAAACCAACACCCCAACACCACTCAGCGCTCCTCTCGAAGCTTTcagagttttttgttttttttttttttttaatttttttttcgtttttttcAACTACTACTgaagtttttttatttaacagcaaCGTGGCTTCTTCTTGTTAAAACAttgttttgtgtctgttttcttGTCTCACCCAgtgctggggggctgggggtagaaccaaccaaaaaacacagaacatttaATTTAGGAGAAGGTTACGGGGGGTctcaaggggaagaaaaaagaaaaaatgaaaaaagaaaaagaaaaaaagaaaaaaacaaaaaaaaaaaaaaaaagaaatgaaagggcagccccgggagctgggcagctgctTCAGTACCGGGGAGGAAAGAAGGGGCGCTTAGGGGTGAAGAAGGGGGCTCCCCCCCTTCCGAAGGGCGGCCGTGGCCGCTTCAGGCTCTGGAAGGGGTCTCTGCCGCCGAAGGGCTCCCGCGGGCGGAACTCGGCGCGGGGCGTGCGGAGCAGGACGGAGCCGCGGCCCCCGGGGTCCCGGTGGGCGGGGGGGCCCAGCCCGCGCGCGgcccccagctgctcccggGGCAGCGGCCCGGGCCCCGCGGGCTCTCGCGAGCGGGGGCAGGGCGTCCCGCGGCTGCGCCGCCCCCGAAGTGCTCCTTCAGCGTCCCTTGCATCGTACCGTGCTCCTTGGGGAAGGCGCCGGCGCCGTGCTCCAgggggggcggcgcggggaAGGAGACCCCGCCGTGCTCCCCAGGCCGGCGGTGCTGCGCGGGAGAAGGGGACCCCGGCGTGCTCCCCGGGGGaccgggggcggcgggagggggcGTGGGGAACGGGACCCCCGCGTGTTCCACCgaggggggcggggggacgCGTGGTGGCAgcgggagcggcgcgggcgTTTCCTTGGAGAAGGGGTTGGCGTTGATCCACCGACGGCATGCGCGGAGGGACCGAGTGATCCCTCGGGAAGAGGCTGCCGTGGTCCTTGGTGGGAGCGGGCGGGGGCACGGCGGGCGGCCCCACCGGGTCCCGTGGGGAAGGGGTTCCCGTGCTCCAGGGGAGGCGGCGCgaggggcggcggcgcggcggcagGTGGTGCTCGAAGGCGGGGCTGAAGTTGTTGGTTCGGAAGTTGTTGACGCTCTCCGGGAAGGGCGGCACGTGCTCCTTGTAGGGCGCCGGGAAGCCGCCCATGCCGGGCAGCTCCGAGGAGCCTGAGGGCCCGTTGTCGAAGGCGCTCCCGCCGCTGCTCAGCTCGAACCAGCCCGCCCGGCTCCCCTCGCGCCCGTGGCCCCGGCTGCCCTTGCCCAGCACCCGGATGGACTCCACGGTCTGGATCGGCTCCCCCGACATGCCCCGGCTCGAGGCGTTGTGGTAGCCCAGCGTCTCGATGGGGGCCCCCTTCTCCTCGGTGCTGTCGGGCAGgtccaggcaggaggaggagacgCGGGTCTCGATGCGGTAGTGCTCCTCCGGCGGCTGCGGCTCGCCCTTCACAGCCCCGGACAAGCTCCCCACCTCACCGGAGCTGCTTTTGGGAATCTGCCCAAAATGCTTCTCCTCGGAGGGCTTCCGGGAGGCGTTTTTGAGCATGTTCTTGAACTCAATGGTGGAGGTGGCGGAGATGGAGGAACCCATGGGTTTGTCCCCACCCGCCGCGGGTGGTCGGCTggcggggctggggagggcgTTCTGGGGGCAGAAGAGCGAGCGGTTGGGGAAGCGCGTGGGGCGAGTCCGAGTATTGCTTCTGCGGGAGGCCAGGTTTGGGCAGGGTGTTGTGGTTGGAGTCCGGCGTGAAGAACACATCGTTCTTGCTGGGCGACGGGGACCCATCCGAGGCCGAGTCCTTCCCCCTGCGGCCGTAGCTCCCAAACATCCCTGGGGACGAGGCCAGCGGGTCGCAGCTCTCGCTCTGATCCAGGATAGACCTCATGGCCGGGGGGAAGGACGGCTTCACGCCAAACTCCTGTGACCGCTGACCGTAGCTGGACAGCACTGGCTGGTACTCTGCAGAATCTGGGAGTTTACTCGATTTCAGGATAGACTTGACCGGCTTCTTCTCCAGGTTCAGCATGGCCGAGGGCGGCGGCCCGGAGTAGTCGAAGTCGCGGTAATCCTCGTCTTCTTGGAAAGATGTGTCTGGGTAAAACTTCTCCTGGGAGGAGTCCATCAGGGAGGAGGGCATCTCCCTGCTGTCCGCAGGCGGCTTGTACAGGCTGGCCGGAGATTCTCTGCCAAGGCCGAAGGGCCGGTAGCCGTGCACGGAACTGGGAAGTTCTTGGGAATATCCATCATCCCGGCCCTGCAGAGGCGACCTTGTACTGCTGGGAGTCGAAGAACCGGGGCTCATGATTTTCGACAGCAGGGAGATCGTGTCGACGTTGCTCGACGTCGGCTTGTCCATCATCTCGTCCTGGGTGGGTGTCCCGCTGCGCTCGTCGCGCACCGGCGTCCCGTCCACATTGTCCATGGAAGTGCTGGTGGGACCACGCTGGAAGTCAGAGGTGTGACTCTCCGTTGCCATGCTGGACCCCAAGCTGCTGAGGATGGGAATATTCAAGTTCAGGCCACTGAAGCCAGGATTTCCCTTCAGGAAATTGTGTATCTTCATCTCCAAACTGGGAGAAGGGGGTTCGGATTCCAGCTTGGCTTTTGAAATTTCGGAGGACTGACCCAGTGAGGTTTCTGTTGGCAAAAGGGAGGAAGGACTGGTAGGGTGGGAACTGGAAAATCCCAGGGAATTGGTTGGTGGCTTAAAACCAGAGCTTGACAGTGCTGGGGTATGTCCGACGGGAGCCTTATTGACTGAAGTGGAGGAAACCTCTGCAGTGGTCGAGTTTGGAGAATAACCAAAACTTTTGGCTATAAAGGACTGCGGATTGGAAGGAACATTCCTCCCCTTCATGCATGGCACGGTCGTGTTGGCTGGCGATGCCGAGGTGCTCTGCGAGGCAGCTTCTCCCGACTGAACGGTGTTCCCAGCCACGCTCTGCAGCAAGGACGACAGCCCTGGAAAACAGAACTGCTGTATCAGCTACTGAGGGCAGAGGCAAATCACCCCAAGCCACTGCCACGGGAAAGGCTCCTGTGTTCGCCGTTCCGTAACACCCCCCTCAGGCTCTGGCACAACAAAGGACTGGATTTTGCTGCAGTGACAGTAGCACCCAGTGAGGTGCAACCTTCCACCAGAGGCTTGGATTGATCCACAAATATAAATTACACCATCGAGTCAGTTGGGTAAGAGTCTGGTCTGCAGCCAGGAGTGGGAACCTGGCCGGGTGACCCTGGCAAGGTGCCGGAGCAGGAGCAGAACCTCTGGGAAACTTTCTGCACATAAAAAACACAGAGACCTCTCAGTCTCCTGTCCTGCCCAGGAGCCTCACAGGGAATGTTCCAGACACGTGCGCTTCGGCCGCAGCACAAGCAGGAAGCACAGAGAAGTGGCAGATCTCACTGATCCGTGACACCTGTGCTACCTGAGGACCATCCACATGTGCCACACACGTGAAACATTCCAGTGaagtttttctccctctgttctCACTTAGGACAAGCAGGGCAGCACGTTTCAGCCCGGCCACTGTCCCCAAACACCAGCCAGCCCACCCCCAACACCCACCCCAGTACCTTGCAGCGCTGGCGCCGTCTGAGTCTGGGTTTTGGAGAGAGCCGACAAAATGCTTTCCGGAGTTATCTCGACTTTGGAGAGAATATTTGCTAATGGATTCGAAGGAGCAGACGGGGTTCCCAGGACAGGAGTCTTCAGGCCACTGGCAAGAGCTGTGGGGCTGGTCGGCGTCCCCGGCGAAGGTCTCGAGGCGGGACTGACCCCTGGGGCGGGAGCACACACCACTCACCTGCGCTGCTCCGGCAACGCACGTGCTTCTGACTCAGGTCTCCCACAGGCACAACTGAGCACGAGCAAGGAGAGGCTCAAGGAGTGACACCGTGTGCCAGAGACCGAGCCAGAGCTCCGAGAGCAGTGACCCACTCACCACCCAGCTGCGTCAGTGCCGGCGCCCACGGCCCGGCTCAGCACTCACCTGTGCTCTTCATCACCGATGTCAAACTGCTCAGGATGGAGCTGATCTTGGCCAGGTCCACGTTGGCCAGGTTGGGTAAGGCGAGTGCCGGTGCTGGAGCGATGGGAGTTGTGCTCACCACCTTCGGAGCCGGGGGGGTTGGAGGGGCTGGGGCCGGCGTCGTCACCGTCCCCGAGGCCGTGCCGGCCACAGCAGCCGACGGCACCGCTTTGGGGACGCTCTCAGTCTTGGTgggggccggggccggagcAGCCTGTTtgtccttcctctcctccactgcagcagagagggTGGAACAAGAGCAGAAAGGTCACTCAGTCCCCCGAAAAGACTCAGGGCACATCGGTTCTGATTCCCACAGATGTACAGACATCTTCGGTAAGTGTTTCGGGAGATGGACATGGATCGCAGTGGGACTGGGACTTCCCTGCTAGTGCCAGGAGATCCAAACCCAACAGCCCCGGCCCACAGCCCAGCACGGGCTTTGCGCCTCCTCCACATCCCAAGTGAGGCTGGAGAGGGCTGGTTTGTCCTGCAGTTCCCCCACGACAATCACGTACCGATGATTTTAGACGTATCGTCCTCCACATCGGAGAGCTCCATGTCTTCCACGTCCCGATTGTCTGTCGCAGGCTCTGGAGAGACCATCTTGcggcctccagctgctggagaccGGGTGCTGTTCTCCTCCCCCATGCCCTGGAAAGGGGACTCGGAGCCTGTCGGAGATGGGGCGTCCATGCTGGGAGAAGGGACGGGAGACTCCTCGGGATCCGGAAGGGTTGCTTTCAGCTGGTCCAGCTTTTTCTTCAGATTGCTCACACGATTAGCAAATGTTTTATAGGCCTAAAGAAGGAAGGACACCAGACTGAGATCTTTCATGCCTCAGTCGCTCCCCTGAGGAAGCAACATGCAGCCTGAGAAAACCAATTCCAAATCCCTGGACCCTGCAGTGGTAAGAACTCGGCTTCTCCGTGGGACTCACAGGGCAACAACCACAAAAAGTGGGGAAGATAAAACCTTTTTCCACTGACTTGAAACAATTTTCATAACTCCCCTGTTTTTTAACAAATACATTCTGCCCATTTGGGGCTTTTGGTAGGGTCTGGAGGGTGTTGGTTGTTTTTGTAGCACTTTACTACCGTCCTTTCTTCGCTTGTCTAGTTCCCACATAAATCACAAGTTTCCAGAATTCAGGATTTGTCACACTAACTGTAATTTTGCCCCATTTAAGAACCTAGAGGGGCTCCAAAATTCCAGCAACACACACAAACTGAGCTTCCAACTGCTGGATTTTGAGAGCATATCCTTGTCTTGCCCAAAGCCTCAATTCTACCCTCTTTGGAAACCACCCATACAACAATCCCATCAACTTTTTAATTTGGGAATAGAGAGATGAGGCATCTTCCAGCCTCCGAGGTGCCCAGTGAGCACAGGCAGATGCTGTTCCACCTGTGGAGGATCCAGAAAAGGCACACTTACATTTGCCACCACCTTTACTTCTTTGTACTGTGCCTCATAGAATATCCCGGCGTTCTCCAGCGCCTCGGTGAGCGAGGGGCCGTTCTTCACTTGCTTGTCCAAGCCATTGACAAATTCCTCCAGCTTTGAACTTGCTTCTTCAAACTCCTTGGAGAACTTCTTCCCTCCTGTTTTATCTGTAGGGAGATGGACACCATGGAAGTGAGCTGCCACATGCCATGGAAGTGTGGCCTCAACAGCAGCACCCGGGATATCGCGACAGCGGAGCTGCACACTCCCAGACCACCCGGGTCATGCACTGGGATCTGGCAAGGAGGAGGCCTGGTTGCTGGCAGTGTTGGTTTGCAGCCAGTCATTCTCTTGGTCTAAGCTCTGCACCTGAGAGTTCCCGCAGGGATTCAAACTAACCAAGATTTTTGGCTCCTGATTGCTGGTTCTTAACCCCACTCTGAAATTCTGGCGTTTTCCGTCTCGACGGAACCGAGGAGCTCCCACCACTCCTTGGGTGCCCTCGGGGCTTTACCTTTCAAGCACTTGAGTGTCTCGGTGCTGCAGACGTCCACCCTCATAGTGGaaagctgcttctccttcagctcTATCTGATCTTCCGAGCGCTTGTACAGCAGCAGCTCATCAATGAGGGACTGGggctggaaaaaagcaaacaggaaaagccTCCTCATCACATTCCAGGGAAGAGAAGCCCTGCCTCCGCTCTGGCTCCAGACCGCTTCCAAGCGAGAGCTAACCCAGGAACCATGTGGATCCCAGGATTTTTAACCTCAAATCTCACGATCAGCAAACCTGGgctcaggcaggagctgcagttacACAGGTCTCCTGGTTAAGAGCAGGGACAGGTCTTTGCATTTCATGAACGTGTTCCCCTCTGTCAGGGGACCGAATTCAGACCAATTTCTTGCCACTCCAGACTCCTCTTCACAAGGATGTTCTTAGCCTGCCCAGACCCTCCCCATGTTGGCCCCGTGGGTGTCACAGCCCCCACATCACAGATGGCTCTTGGGCCTGGGGTCACCCCACATGCAAACCCCCCAAGCTGGGGGTCAGTGCCATGGGTCACTTCCACTCACAGACTTACTCGGAATTCGGCGACAATCTTGGACTTCAGAGCAGCTTTCGGGTTGGTGGAGGCTGTGGGGATAAAGGAAAATTGTGAAGAAATCAAGGAACCACATCCCAATGGGAAGTCAGTCACAACAGGCAGCCtaagaaaaggtattttaagaTAACTCCATGTGTTACCCATCACATCCTCCCCTCCATGCATGAGCCCCTCAATGCTCCGGGCTCCTGGCAGCTCATGGGGCATGGACACGTGCACCTGGATT
Encoded proteins:
- the RPRD2 gene encoding LOW QUALITY PROTEIN: regulation of nuclear pre-mRNA domain-containing protein 2 (The sequence of the model RefSeq protein was modified relative to this genomic sequence to represent the inferred CDS: deleted 4 bases in 3 codons) — its product is MAAGGGGGGRASSSSSSSSAAAASSAAGALEASLDRKLQAVTNTMESIQGLSSWCLENKRHHSTIVYHWMKWLRRSAFPHRLNLFYLANDVIQNCKRKNAIVFRDTFAEVLPEAASLVKDPSVSKSIERIFKIWEDRNVYPEETILALKEALSTTFKTQKQLKESLNKPNKPWKKSQTSTNPKAALKSKIVAEFRPQSLIDELLLYKRSEDQIELKEKQLSTMRVDVCSTETLKCLKDKTGGKKFSKEFEEASSKLEEFVNGLDKQVKNGPSLTEALENAGIFYEAQYKEVKVVANAYKTFANRVSNLKKKLDQLKATLPDPEESPVPSPSMDAPSPTGSESPFQGMGEENSTRSPAAGGRKMVSPEPATDNRDVEDMELSDVEDDTSKIIVEERKDKQAAPAPAPTKTESVPKAVPSAAVAGTASGTVTTPAPAPPTPPAPKVVSTTPIAPAPALALPNLANVDLAKISSILSSLTSVMKSTGVSPASRPSPGTPTSPTALASGLKTPVLGTPSAPSNPLANILSKVEITPESILSALSKTQTQTAPALQGLSSLLQSVAGNTVQSGEAASQSTSASPANTTVPCMKGRNVPSNPQSFIAKSFGYSPNSTTAEVSSTSVNKAPVGHTPALSSSGFKPPTNSLGFSSSHPTSPSSLLPTETSLGQSSEISKAKLESEPPSPSLEMKIHNFLKGNPGFSGLNLNIPILSSLGSSMATESHTSDFQRGPTSTSMDNVDGTPVRDERSGTPTQDEMMDKPTSSNVDTISLLSKIMSPGSSTPSSTRSPLQGRDDGYSQELPSSVHGYRPFGLGRESPASLYKPPADSREMPSSLMDSSQEKFYPDTSFQEDEDYRDFDYSGPPPSAMLNLEKKPVKSILKSSKLPDSAEYQPVLSSYGQRSQEFGVKPSFPPAMRSILDQSESCDPLASSPGMFGSYGRRGKDSASDGSPSPSKNDVFFTPDSNHNTLPKPGLPQKQYSDSPHALPNRSLFCPQNALPSPASRPPAAGGDKPMGSSISATSTIEFKNMLKNASRKPSEEKHFGQIPKSSSGEVGSLSGAVKGEPQPPEEHYRIETRVSSSCLDLPDSTEEKGAPIETLGYHNASSRGMSGEPIQTVESIRVLGKGSRGHGREGSRAGWFELSSGGSAFDNGPSGSSELPGMGGFPAPYKEHVPPFPESVNNFRTNNFSPAFEHHLPPRRRPSRRLPWSTGTPSPRDPVGPPAVPPPAPTKDHGSLFPRDHSVPPRMPSVDNANPFSKETPAPLPLPPRVPPPPSVEHAGVPFPTPPPAAPGPPGSTPGSPSPAQHRRPGEHGGVSFPAPPPLEHGAGAFPKEHGTMQGTLKEHFGGGAAAGRPARSREPAGPGPLPREQLGAARGLGPPAHRDPGGRGSVLLRTPRAEFRPREPFGGRDPFQSLKRPRPPFGRGGAPFFTPKRPFFPPRY